A single window of Nocardioides kongjuensis DNA harbors:
- a CDS encoding MCE family protein encodes MAREISRNQLARRGLIAIVALAVIGAFITLRSNGTFGSKPHVSAEVANAGGALRSGSDVKMNGVIVGKVTQISRAASGGVTVDMEMSKQDLDVVPGNVVARILPATVFGTTFVDLVVHGKPSGELKAGAKVRADSSQETLELQQALDDIDRLVKALGPAELASAIGSAAEALDGRGGQIGQTVRTLNDYLDRINPRMPQVRADLQALASTTQLVNQIAPDLLDATDDVLVTLHTIVTQEAAITALISGGTNLAKTSRAFLNKNEKNLVDFINGSAVLLDAVYDNRKAGITDALAVNILLGTNLPQAVRGGFVKTDGTLRLSPPAYYTSGQQPSYRTGSTDPAGVGRLWGEGR; translated from the coding sequence ATGGCACGAGAGATCTCCCGCAACCAGCTGGCCCGGCGCGGCCTGATCGCGATCGTCGCGCTCGCCGTCATCGGTGCCTTCATCACCTTGCGCAGCAACGGCACGTTCGGCTCCAAGCCGCACGTCAGTGCCGAGGTCGCCAACGCCGGCGGCGCGCTGCGCTCCGGGTCCGACGTCAAGATGAACGGTGTCATCGTCGGCAAGGTCACCCAGATCAGCCGCGCCGCCTCCGGCGGCGTCACCGTCGACATGGAGATGTCGAAGCAGGACCTGGACGTCGTCCCCGGCAACGTCGTGGCACGGATCCTCCCCGCGACGGTGTTCGGTACGACGTTCGTCGACCTCGTCGTCCACGGCAAGCCGTCCGGAGAGCTCAAGGCGGGTGCCAAGGTCCGGGCCGACAGCAGCCAGGAGACCCTGGAGCTGCAGCAGGCCCTCGACGACATCGACCGCCTGGTCAAGGCGCTCGGCCCGGCCGAGCTCGCCTCGGCGATCGGCTCGGCGGCCGAGGCGCTCGACGGTCGTGGCGGCCAGATCGGGCAGACCGTCCGTACGCTCAACGACTACCTCGACCGGATCAACCCGCGGATGCCGCAGGTCCGCGCCGACCTCCAGGCGCTCGCCTCGACGACCCAGCTCGTCAACCAGATCGCGCCCGACCTGCTCGACGCGACCGACGACGTCCTGGTCACGCTGCACACGATCGTCACGCAGGAGGCCGCGATCACCGCGCTCATCAGCGGCGGCACGAACCTTGCGAAGACCTCGCGTGCCTTCCTGAACAAGAACGAGAAGAACCTGGTGGACTTCATCAACGGCTCGGCGGTGCTGCTCGACGCGGTCTACGACAACCGCAAGGCCGGCATCACCGACGCGCTCGCGGTCAACATCCTGCTCGGCACCAACCTGCCCCAGGCGGTCCGCGGTGGCTTCGTGAAGACCGACGGCACGCTGCGCCTCTCGCCGCCGGCCTACTACACCAGTGGCCAGCAGCCGTCGTACCGCACGGGCAGCACCGACCCCGCGGGCGTCGGGCGACTCTGGGGGGAGGGCCGATGA